One region of Armigeres subalbatus isolate Guangzhou_Male chromosome 3, GZ_Asu_2, whole genome shotgun sequence genomic DNA includes:
- the LOC134226413 gene encoding eukaryotic translation initiation factor 4 gamma 1 isoform X3: MQSGGGPLQPGPSVMRGLTSGTPTSSQQQSEMQKMQSQPPLMNQPYQQPNMFRNAGANQNTRPTRAMVQAYHSTAFIPATVFPVTYNPRLSQWPSYGSMPGMPYQPHYYVQPNIIPSQHQQNRRNPGGENNLVNMPQVQMPPGQPNQSSPMTVSHDLLVMQQMHPPPAQHTPQPGVPGAPGQAPMDQHQQNPAQVNVGAPQPQHTMMSQMQLAPHMAAQQAAPTTTIKKRQPGSRAIPIIHPDTQEDILKKMFNDSPPPTSSAPSTTVASTSGPPPPLPSGPAGTGSSAPPPANYSTIPSNVPQVPLNPSAVDSEYDNYPPHPHQGTPELPGGMLLHHQAPPHMHHPPPNHPPPSTHVHPVQAQLYDMGRSPAGQQSHELVYTGPGGPLKTINPPPHLPPPTHHSVVPVPSAAEMTTASGTPVVSANANAPSVEIKPYQKKKKPVSEQQQQVIIQQPPPPVQQSHPQLQQHQVQHPPPHPLHHPHPLPANINHPPPPTGIPINDSMSIPFGGAPERYRTFSEKSIAESTLSTDAEPFVYTGPTSVTSNHQQQSRMEELPQSVVIQPELVLPIVAPEQKQPVQTEPQQEIPDSLNKLEVAEEQMANKRTASAVDSLVAGVENLSVEEQPTVAVGVHNINNKKNKQHKKRSEEVPSVSETSSSSSSIPSSNKDSSSSKAPAPITTVVVEQQKQESIDEIDRSAVVSVEEPHQQTQQSSSSSLINNLVEHDSKLDNDNINNNVECTSTTITTNTDNTTTITTDNNNVVSSPMENVKQLQQLDSRQITPPKMVDVENNVQQQHQPEFDDNKNVVETAIVPSKESTPAPVEQLPTPVTITKELSPAPTTNTLKAPAPPVAPIKKSRSLTLIEYDPGQWSPDNPTGKKKYSRDQLLQLKNTAPAREKPLNLPNCLERSNHSGGHSMGGGNQYGKSNYVEMSLMPTFIKDRMVTGGNQMRQPYPPKRPSQQGNQGQSGAQSNKQSQQGMSKTGSKIIRLQLDEEVKLNECENAWRPSHLQQNEVLDDVERKTQELFKKFRSVLNKLTPDNFDKLVQQVKSFVIDTDERLDGCIKLIFEKAIAEPNFSEAYAKMCKEIGTLAVDIAAANSEKRMPNFKSRLLAQCQTEFERRRNDQTSAIRDSRIKLEANKNLAKEEFEELKAQLEEEEQKVRRRAVGTVRFIGELFKHGQLTASIMHSCIKLLIEKDSRDYDEETLECLCKLLTTIGAKMEKENGQDLGQYFEKMGEIVRYKEKYRISSRIRFMIQDVIDLRRNGWQPRRQDLNPKTMNQIQKEAETEQLQINMSYLPRGGDMGRGGRGNMQGGSKMSGSMGSGGYGQGSYARGGNQSSMKGGRQTDDDGFQQILNNRNNRQQQLQIDPKKINIPSNLDTARLGSAANYQGWKNNSNMFAALNNEDNQGGSGSGSNSMLDRDSDRDRDRRDRGGDRDRNQRDRDRDRDRDRSGSHNKNSGSYHKGSMERERYNRYGSSSSQNDDRMNRSSREPSSGSMRPMSGQLSNSQLHDRDRDRGKMPIQQQPPSMQGRSSQQRHAPQSSAPLPGKITSNSGSALTKSGSGHLYQQQQLPQFAIPKDVPPRRSFPTPDEETETNIQKFSKYVNIEMDQSDFEASVQVLKELNIKPDFYHAAINQLFMDNIERDGKTRELVARVIIQMFEKKAITKADYLHALEEIFNLADDLIIDIPQLYMYITSFYVMPLNQRHVNLVDVRNVAQCILPAHGATLLKELLLQYEALYGKDATVMLWYESSLNPTDFIKMGSAEAAEKYLTDAKLGYLLDSSSKALDMQTVGTQIKHFLKTHAKFMEIYNWIAGYVGPERDTSNEFIRTLTKAVIEHCIDNKTKLNIQEIQRWHPILQKYLDNKPERELQAMYAIQRLVVELEHPQNLLHSLLEPLYDNDVINEGFTLWIESKDPLEEQGKGVCLKGITQFVTMFMENSSDDDN; this comes from the exons ATGCAGAGTGGAGGAGGGCCATTGCAGCCGGGTCCGTCCGTAATGCGGGGACTTACGTCGGGGACACCGACTTCTTCACAGCAGCAGTCAGAAATGCAGAAGATGCAGTCCCAACCTCCGTTGATGAATCAACCGTACCAGCAGCCGAATATGTTCAGAAACGCTGGTGCGAACCAGAATACGCGCCCGACGCGTGCCATGGTCCAAGCGTACCACAGCACGGCATTCATACCGGCGACCGTATTCCCAGTGACCTACAATCCGCGGTTAAGCCAATGGCCGAGCTATGGCTCAATGCCGGGAATGCCCTATCAGCCACATTACTATGTCCAGCCTAACATCATTCCCAGTCAACATCAGCAGAACCGGCGTAATCCGGGCGGCGAAAACAATCTCGTTAAT ATGCCGCAGGTTCAGATGCCACCGGGGCAACCGAATCAATCATCGCCGATGACCGTATCGCATGATCTTCTCGTGATGCAACAAATGCATCCGCCACCGGCTCAGCACACGCCTCAACCCGGTGTGCCCGGTGCTCCCGGCCAAGCGCCGATGGACCAACATCAGCAGAATCCCGCTCAAGTCAATGTCGGGGCACCGCAGCCTCAACATACGATGATGTCACAAATGCAGCTCGCTCCTCATATGGCAGCCCAGCAGGCAGCTCCGACGACCACTATCAAGAAGAGACAACCTGGTTCCCGAGCTATTCCAATCATCCATCCAGACACGCAGGAAGACATATTGAAAAAGATGTTTAATGATTCGCCACCCCCGACGTCATCCGCGCCGTCCACAACGGTAGCATCTACAAGTGGACCACCACCGCCACTACCATCCGGACCAGCTGGGACCGGAAGTTCAGCGCCGCCACCGGCAAACTATAGCACTATTCCTTCAAATGTACCCCAAGTTCCACTAAATCCATCAGCCGTAGATTCTGAATATGATAATTATCCGCCTCATCCTCACCAGGGAACACCGGAATTACCAGGCGGCATGTTGCTGCATCATCAAGCGCCACCCCATATGCATCATCCACCTCCAAATCATCCTCCACCATCGACGCACGTTCATCCTGTACAAGCGCAATTGTACGACATGGGGAGATCGCCAGCCGGTCAGCAGTCGCACGAGCTCGTCTACACTGGCCCTGGCGGCCCACTAAAGACCATCAACCCTCCGCCACATCTTCCTCCGCCGACACACCACTCGGTGGTTCCAGTTCCATCAGCAGCAGAAATGACCACTGCTAGCGGAACACCGGTCGTCTCGGCTAATGCTAATGCACCGTCAGTCGAAATTAAACCCtatcagaagaagaaaaagccgGTCAGTGAACAACAGCAGCAGGTGATCATTCAACAGCCTCCTCCCCCGGTACAACAATCTCATCCACAGCTGCAGCAACACCAAGTGCAGCATCCTCCACCACATCCCCTCCATCATCCACACCCTCTTCCAGCTAATATCAATCATCCTCCACCTCCAACCGGAATCCCAATTAACGACTCCATGTCCATTCCTTTCGGAGGCGCTCCGGAACGATATCGTACTTTCTCGGAGAAATCCATTGCCGAGTCAACCCTGTCGACTGATGCGGAGCCGTTTGTCTACACTGGCCCGACAAGCGTCACCAGCAATCACCAGCAGCAATCACGCATGGAAGAGTTGCCTCAATCGGTCGTAATCCAACCGGAATTGGTTCTTCCGATAGTCGCTCCGGAACAGAAGCAACCTGTCCAAACAGAACCTCAGCAGGAGATCCCAGATTCGCTCAATAAACTAGAAGTGGCGGAGGAACAGATGGCAAACAAGCGAACGGCATCAGCTGTGGACTCTCTAGTGGCTGGCGTGGAGAATCTTAGCGTAGAGGAGCAACCGACGGTAGCCGTCGGGGTTCACAACATTAACAATAAGAAGAACAAACAGCATAAGAAACGATCGGAGGAAGTGCCGTCTGTTAGTGAGACTagcagtagcagcagcagcatcccGAGTAGCAACAAAGATTCAAGCAGTAGCAAGGCTCCTGCTCCAATAACAACGGTAGTGGTTGAACAGCAGAAGCAAGAATCAATCGACGAAATCGATCGGTCTGCTGTTGTCTCAGTGGAGGAACCTCATCAGCAGACCCAGCAGTCTTCGTCATCGTCGTTAATTAATAATTTAGTGGAACATGATAGTAAGTTAGATAAtgataatattaataataatgtgGAATGCACCAGTACTACGATTACAACAAATACCGATAATACTACTACTATTACGACAGACAACAACAACGTCGTATCGTCGCCGATGGAAAACGTTAAACAACTACAACAGCTCGATTCCCGACAAATCACTCCGCCGAAGATGGTGGATGTAGAGAATAACGTCCAGCAGCAGCACCAACCTGAATTCGACGACAACAAGAACGTGGTGGAAACTGCGATAGTTCCATCAAAGGAATCCACCCCGGCCCCCGTGGAACAACTTCCCACACCTGTCACAATTACAAAAGAACTATCTCCGGCACCGACCACGAATACCCTCAAAGCGCCAGCACCACCAGTGGCGCCGATCAAAAAATCCCGATCGCTCACGCTCATTGAGTACGATCCGGGTCAATGGAGCCCGGACAATCCGACAGGCAAGAAAAAATATTCGCGCGACCAGCTGTTGCAGCTAAAGAATACCGCCCCGGCCCGGGAGAAGCCACTGAACCTGCCCAATTGTTTGGAAAGGTCCAACCACAGCGGTGGCCATTCCATGGGTGGTGGTAACCAATACGGCAAGAGCAACTATGTGGAAATGTCTCTGATGCCGACCTTCATTAAGGATCGCATGGTCACGGGCGGCAACCAAATGCGCCAACCCTATCCACCGAAGCGACCATCCCAGCAGGGTAACCAAGGCCAATCAGGTGCGCAATCTAACAAACAATCCCAGCAGGGAATGAGCAAAACCGGTTCCAAGATCATTCGGCTTCAGCTGGATGAGGAAGTAAAACTAAATGAATGCGAAAATGCGTGGCGTCCGAGCCATCTACAGCAGAACGAGGTCCTCGACGATGTCGAACGAAAAACGCAGGAACTTTTCAAAAAGTTCCGCTCCGTACTGAATAAACTGACTCCGGACAATTTTGATAAGCTGGTCCAGCAGGTAAAGTCCTTCGTGATTGACACCGACGAACGGTTGGATGGGTGCATCAAGTTGATCTTTGAAAAGGCCATTGCCGAGCCTAATTTCTCCGAAGCTTACGCCAAGATGTGTAAGGAAATCGGAACATTAGCAGTAGACATCGCAGCCGCTAATAGCGAGAAACGAATGCCGAATTTCAAGAGCCGATTGCTGGCTCAGTGTCAGACGGAGTTCGAGCGACGCCGTAACGATCAGACCAGTGCCATTCGCGACAGTCGCATCAAACTAGAAGCGAACAAAAATCTGGCCAAGGAAGAGTTTGAAGAACTGAAGGCacaattagaagaagaagagcagAAGGTACGGCGGAGAGCCGTCGGAACGGTTCGATTTATCGGAGAACTGTTCAAGCACGGACAACTTACCGCCAGTATTATGCACAGTTGCATCAAGCTGTTAATCGAGAAGGATAGCAGAGATTACGATGAAGAAACACTGGAGTGCTTGTGCAAGCTTCTAACTACCATCGGAGCAAAAATGGAGAAAGAGAATGGTCAAGACTTGGGTCAATACTTTGAAAAGATGGGCGAAATTGTTCGATACAAAGAGAAATACCGAATTAGCAGTAGGATACGGTTCATGATTCAAGATGTGATCGATTTGCGCCGAAATGGATGGCAGCCAAGGCGACAGGATCTCAATCCGAAGACGATGAACCAGATCCAGAAGGAAGCCGAGACTGAGCAACTTCAAATCAATATGAGCTATCTTCCCCGTGGTGGAGATATGGGTCGGGGTGGACGAGGTAACATGCAGGGTGGATCCAAGATGTCCGGTTCTATGGGATCCGGCGGTTACGGCCAAGGTTCGTACGCAAGGGGCGGCAATCAAAGTTCGATGAAGGGCGGTCGGCAAACTGACGACGATGGATTCCAGCAAATTTTGAATAATCGAAACAATCGACAGCAGCAATTGCAGATTGATCCTAAGAAGATCAACATTCCCAGCAACCTGGATACGGCGCGGCTCGGATCGGCGGCGAACTATCAGGGTTGGAAGAACAATAGCAACATGTTTGCTGCTCTCAACAACGAAGACAACCAGGGCGGTAGTGGCTCTGGCAGCAACAGTATGCTGGATCGCGATAGCGATCGGGATCGAGACCGCAGAGATCGTGGTGGAGATCGGGACCGAAATCAACGTGATCGGGACCGAGATCGTGATCGGGACCGCAGCGGTAGTCATAACAAGAATTCGGGAAGCTACCACAAAGGATCGATGGAAAGGGAACGCTACAACCGGTACGGCAGCAGCAGTAGTCAAAACGATGACCGAATGAATCGTTCATCGCGAGAACCGTCGTCGGGCAGCATGCGACCGATGAGTGGCCAGCTAAGCAACAGTCAATTGCATGATCGCGACCGTGATCGTGGCAAAATGCCAATTCAACAGCAGCCTCCATCAATGCAGGGACGATCGTCACAGCAACGACACGCTCCACAATCGTCAGCTCCTCTGCCAGGAAAAATAACATCAAACAGCGGAAGTGCGCTAACAAAATCCGGCTCCGGCCATTTGTATCAACAGCAGCAGCTGCCGCAGTTTGCTATACCAAAGGACGTTCCGCCTCGAAGAAGCTTCCCAACGCCCGATGAGGAAACAGAAACGAACATACAGAAGTTCTCCAAATACGTTAACATCGAAATGGACCAATCGGACTTCGAAGCAAGTGTCCAGGTGCTGAAAGAACTGAACATCAAACCTGACTTCTATCACGCTGCCATCAATCAACTGTTCATGGACAACATCGAACGGGATGGCAAAACTCGTGAATTGGTCGCCCGGGTCATCATTCAGATGTTCGAGAAGAAGGCCATCACTAAGGCCGACTACTTGCACGCCCTCGAGGAGATCTTCAATTTGGCCGACGATCTAATCATCGATATACCTCAGCTGTATATGTACATAACCTCGTTCTATGTGATGCCTCTGAACCAACGGCACGTTAACCTGGTCGATGTACGAAATGTGGCCCAGTGCATTCTGCCGGCACACGGTGCTACTTTGTTGAAGGAACTCCTGCTCCAGTACGAGGCTCTTTACGGCAAGGATGCCACCGTTATGCTGTGGTACGAGTCATCTCTGAATCCGACCGATTTTATCAAAATGGGCAGTGCCGAGGCGGCGGAGAAATACCTGACTGATGCCAAACTAGGCTATCTGCTCGACTCCAGCAGCAAAGCCCTCGACATGCAAACCGTCGGGACGCAAATCAAACATTTCCTGAAAACGCACGCCAAATTTATGGAGATCTACAACTGGATCGCCGGATATGTTGGCCCTGAGCGTGACACCTCCAACGAGTTCATCCGAACCCTCACCAAGGCCGTGATAGAACACTGTATAGACAACAAAACGAAACTGAACATCCAAGAGATTCAGAGGTGGCACCCGATCCTTCAGAAATACCTCGATAACAAGCCGGAACGGGAACTGCAGGCGATGTACGCGATTCAGCGGCTAGTTGTGGAGCTGGAACATCCGCAGAACCTATTACACTCCTTACTGGAGCCACTGTACGATAATGATGTGATAAACGAGGGATTCACCCTCTGGATTGAATCTAAGGATCCACTGGAAGAGCAAGGCAAGGGAGTGTGTTTGAAGGGAATTACGCAGTTCGTGACGATGTTCATGGAGAATTCGAGCGACGACGATAATTAA